The Luteimonas sp. YGD11-2 genome has a window encoding:
- a CDS encoding non-heme iron oxygenase ferredoxin subunit — MSDWTFVCTTAELLPGETRVAWDGDTPILVFNLDGTYYALEDRCSHEDFELSAGHFDTAEGSIECALHGARFDIRDGRPLCAPAYGPVVRFPVEVRDGGVWTRDDR, encoded by the coding sequence ATGAGCGACTGGACCTTCGTGTGCACCACCGCCGAACTGCTGCCCGGGGAAACCCGCGTGGCCTGGGATGGCGATACGCCGATCCTGGTGTTCAACCTCGACGGCACTTATTACGCGCTGGAAGACCGCTGCAGCCATGAGGACTTCGAGCTCTCCGCGGGCCACTTCGATACCGCCGAGGGCAGCATCGAGTGCGCGCTGCACGGCGCCCGCTTCGATATCCGCGATGGACGCCCGCTGTGCGCGCCAGCCTATGGGCCGGTGGTGCGCTTCCCGGTCGAGGTGCGCGACGGCGGGGTCTGGACCCGCGACGACCGCT
- a CDS encoding GNAT family N-acetyltransferase, which yields MQPLRFRVASQADVPALVALVTSAYRGDASRAGWTTEADLLDGERIDAAVLRDDIARPRSRVLIADDAAGPVACAHVADVDGSGYFGMFAVDPRRQGGGIGRAVLHECERIAREDWGLARMRMTVIDVRAELIAWYERLGYRRTGEHLPFPYGDTRFGIPRRDDLRFEVLEKPLPPVSEDAGVS from the coding sequence CTGCAGCCCCTGAGGTTCCGTGTCGCCAGCCAAGCCGATGTGCCTGCGCTGGTGGCGCTGGTGACTTCGGCCTACCGTGGCGATGCCAGCCGCGCCGGCTGGACCACGGAAGCCGACCTGCTCGATGGCGAGCGCATCGACGCCGCTGTGCTGCGTGACGACATCGCACGCCCGCGCAGCCGGGTGCTCATTGCCGATGACGCCGCGGGGCCGGTCGCCTGCGCGCACGTGGCCGATGTCGACGGCAGCGGTTACTTCGGCATGTTCGCGGTGGATCCACGGCGACAGGGCGGCGGTATCGGGCGCGCGGTGCTGCACGAATGCGAGCGCATCGCCCGCGAGGACTGGGGCCTTGCGCGGATGCGGATGACGGTGATCGATGTCCGCGCCGAGCTGATCGCCTGGTACGAGCGCCTCGGGTACCGCCGCACCGGCGAACACCTGCCGTTCCCCTATGGCGACACCCGCTTCGGCATCCCCCGGCGCGATGACCTGCGCTTCGAGGTGCTCGAGAAGCCGCTGCCGCCCGTGTCCGAGGACGCGGGGGTGTCCTGA
- a CDS encoding cysteine desulfurase, translating into MSATAPETAASPIDWARVRADFPLLERQVHGKPLVYFDNANTGQKPAVVIEAVDGYYRRFNANVSRAVHQLGSEATEAYEGARKRLARFLNVRADELVLCSGTTFAINLVAYSWALPRLKAGDAILVSRMEHHANIVPWQLVAERTGATVRVAEILEDGTLDREALVRAMTPDVRLFAIAHVSNLLGTVNPVRELCREARRRGIVTVVDGSQAVPHRPVDVQAIGCDFYTFTGHKMCGPTGTGALWARREHLEAMPPFLGGGEMIREVSFDGTVFNDPPHRFEAGTPNIAGFVGLAAAVDYLDAIGMANIEAREADLLAYLTAALDAEPGVRILGRAPDKAAVVSFLVEGAHAHDLATLLDLEGVAVRSGQHCAHPLLQFYGVAATCRASPAFYNTHAEIDAFIAALRKVRLLLG; encoded by the coding sequence ATGAGCGCGACTGCCCCCGAGACGGCGGCATCGCCGATCGACTGGGCGCGCGTGCGCGCGGATTTCCCGCTGCTCGAACGCCAGGTGCACGGCAAGCCGCTGGTCTACTTCGACAATGCCAACACCGGGCAGAAGCCGGCTGTGGTGATCGAAGCGGTCGATGGCTACTACCGTCGCTTCAATGCCAATGTCAGCCGTGCCGTGCACCAGCTCGGCAGCGAGGCGACCGAGGCCTACGAGGGTGCACGCAAGCGGCTGGCACGCTTCCTCAACGTGCGCGCGGACGAGCTGGTGCTGTGCAGCGGCACCACCTTCGCGATCAACCTGGTCGCCTACTCCTGGGCGCTGCCGCGTCTGAAGGCGGGCGACGCCATCCTGGTGTCGCGCATGGAACACCACGCCAACATCGTGCCCTGGCAGCTGGTGGCCGAACGCACCGGGGCGACCGTGCGCGTGGCGGAGATCCTCGAGGACGGCACCCTCGACCGCGAGGCGCTGGTGCGTGCGATGACGCCGGACGTCAGGTTGTTCGCGATCGCCCATGTCTCCAACCTGCTGGGCACGGTGAACCCGGTGCGCGAGCTGTGCCGCGAGGCACGCCGGCGCGGCATCGTCACCGTCGTCGACGGTTCGCAGGCGGTGCCGCACCGACCGGTCGACGTGCAGGCGATCGGCTGCGACTTCTATACCTTCACCGGTCACAAGATGTGCGGACCGACCGGCACCGGCGCGCTTTGGGCGCGCCGCGAGCATCTCGAGGCGATGCCGCCGTTCCTGGGCGGCGGCGAGATGATCCGCGAGGTCAGCTTCGACGGCACCGTGTTCAACGATCCGCCGCACCGCTTCGAAGCCGGCACCCCGAACATCGCCGGTTTCGTCGGCCTGGCCGCGGCCGTCGACTACCTCGACGCCATCGGCATGGCCAACATCGAGGCCCGCGAGGCCGACCTGCTGGCGTACCTGACCGCGGCACTGGACGCCGAACCCGGCGTGCGCATCCTCGGCCGCGCGCCGGACAAGGCCGCGGTGGTGTCGTTCCTGGTGGAAGGCGCGCATGCGCACGACCTCGCCACCCTGCTCGACCTCGAAGGCGTGGCGGTGCGGTCGGGCCAGCACTGCGCGCATCCGCTGTTGCAGTTCTACGGGGTCGCCGCCACCTGTCGTGCGTCGCCGGCGTTCTACAACACCCACGCCGAGATCGACGCCTTCATCGCCGCCCTGCGCAAGGTGCGCCTGCTGCTGGGCTGA
- the sufD gene encoding Fe-S cluster assembly protein SufD codes for MSVLLDSLAAGFQGDPARRSILDEALRDGLPGPRSEAWKYTPLRALERRSFGVAPAQPPPVDPALLDAIPAPRLVFVNGRHVPALSLLDGLPAGVSLRPLSDALADGDEVLRFLHRRFDRTDEVFARLNAALAGEGVLLRVEADTAVDVPLQLVFVGAPSDADGSASQDLAWHLRHLIELRRGASLAVVEHHLHVGEGRHLTNALAHVHVADGARLEHARVQDDATGATLFLRTDVVLAEAAEYRRVDVELGGALSRHELNVRLEGERARLTANGVLLGTGRRHVDTRLGIDHVARDTAAELVWRGAATARGRVVFHGGILIREGADGTDAQLSNKNLLLSADAEIDTQPVLVIHADEVQAAHGATVGQLDDNALFYLRARGIPERQARALLTAAFVREPLAAMDGPLRQTLENALSRMLDGIVSG; via the coding sequence ATGAGCGTGCTGCTCGATTCGCTGGCCGCGGGTTTCCAGGGCGACCCCGCGCGCCGCTCGATCCTCGACGAGGCCCTGCGCGACGGGCTGCCGGGGCCGCGCAGCGAAGCCTGGAAGTACACCCCGCTGCGCGCGCTCGAGCGCCGCAGCTTCGGCGTTGCCCCGGCACAGCCGCCACCGGTCGACCCCGCGCTGCTGGACGCGATCCCCGCGCCGCGGCTGGTGTTCGTCAATGGCCGGCATGTGCCGGCGCTGTCCTTGCTGGACGGGCTGCCCGCGGGCGTCTCGCTGCGCCCGCTGTCCGATGCGCTGGCCGATGGCGACGAGGTGCTGCGCTTCCTGCATCGCCGCTTCGACCGCACCGATGAAGTGTTCGCCCGGCTCAATGCCGCGCTTGCCGGGGAAGGCGTGCTGCTGCGCGTCGAGGCCGACACCGCGGTCGACGTGCCGCTGCAGCTGGTGTTCGTCGGCGCGCCGTCGGACGCGGATGGCAGCGCCAGCCAGGACCTCGCCTGGCACCTGCGCCACCTGATCGAACTGCGCCGGGGCGCCTCGCTTGCGGTGGTCGAGCACCACCTGCATGTCGGCGAAGGCCGCCATCTCACCAATGCCCTCGCGCATGTGCACGTGGCCGATGGCGCGCGCCTGGAGCACGCCCGCGTGCAGGATGACGCCACCGGGGCGACGCTGTTCCTGCGCACGGACGTGGTGCTGGCGGAAGCCGCCGAGTACCGCCGCGTCGACGTCGAACTGGGCGGCGCGCTGTCGCGGCACGAGCTCAACGTGCGCCTGGAAGGCGAACGCGCGCGGTTGACCGCCAATGGGGTGCTGCTCGGCACCGGGCGCCGCCACGTGGACACCCGCCTCGGCATCGACCATGTCGCACGTGACACCGCGGCCGAGCTGGTGTGGCGTGGTGCCGCGACCGCGCGTGGCCGCGTCGTATTCCACGGCGGCATCCTGATCCGCGAAGGCGCCGACGGCACCGATGCACAGCTGTCGAACAAGAACCTGCTGCTGTCGGCCGATGCGGAGATCGACACCCAGCCGGTGCTGGTGATCCACGCCGACGAGGTGCAGGCCGCGCACGGTGCGACCGTCGGGCAGCTCGACGACAACGCGCTGTTCTACCTGCGCGCGCGCGGCATCCCGGAGCGCCAGGCACGCGCGTTGCTGACCGCGGCCTTCGTGCGCGAACCGCTCGCGGCCATGGACGGGCCGCTGCGCCAGACCCTCGAGAACGCGCTGTCGCGCATGCTCGACGGCATCGTCTCCGGATGA
- the sufC gene encoding Fe-S cluster assembly ATPase SufC, giving the protein MLKIQDLHASINGRDILKGLSLHVKPGEVHAIMGPNGAGKSTLGNILAGRDGYDISQGTIEFEGRPLLELEPEERAAAGVFLAFQYPVEIPGVNNTYFLRSALNAQRKSRGEPELDSMQFLKLVREKLSVLHLDDKLLHRGVNEGFSGGEKKRNEIFQLAVLEPKLAILDETDSGLDIDALRTVAEGVNTLRAPDRAFVVITHYQRLLEYIRPDVVHVLADGRIVESGGPELALELEEHGYGWIRERVVPEAV; this is encoded by the coding sequence ATGCTCAAGATCCAAGACCTCCACGCCTCCATCAACGGGCGCGACATCCTCAAGGGCCTTTCGCTGCACGTGAAGCCGGGCGAGGTGCACGCCATCATGGGGCCGAACGGCGCCGGCAAGTCCACGCTGGGCAACATCCTCGCCGGCCGCGACGGCTACGACATCAGCCAGGGCACCATCGAGTTCGAAGGCCGGCCGCTGCTGGAACTCGAGCCGGAAGAACGCGCCGCCGCGGGCGTCTTCCTTGCGTTCCAGTACCCGGTCGAGATCCCCGGCGTGAACAACACCTACTTCCTGCGCAGCGCACTCAACGCGCAGCGGAAGTCGCGTGGCGAGCCGGAGCTGGATTCGATGCAGTTCCTCAAGCTGGTGCGCGAGAAGCTGTCGGTGCTGCACCTCGACGACAAGCTGCTGCATCGCGGCGTCAACGAGGGCTTCTCCGGCGGCGAGAAGAAGCGCAACGAGATCTTCCAGCTCGCGGTGCTGGAGCCGAAGCTTGCGATCCTCGACGAGACCGATTCCGGCCTCGACATCGATGCGCTCAGGACCGTGGCCGAAGGCGTCAACACGCTGCGCGCACCCGACCGCGCGTTCGTGGTGATCACCCACTACCAGCGCCTGCTGGAGTACATCCGCCCGGACGTGGTGCATGTGCTGGCCGATGGCCGCATCGTCGAAAGCGGTGGGCCGGAACTGGCGCTCGAGCTCGAAGAGCACGGCTACGGCTGGATCCGTGAGCGCGTGGTGCCGGAGGCGGTCTGA
- the sufB gene encoding Fe-S cluster assembly protein SufB: MATDIIEPVVEEPIANREIHEQLGRKYEAGFITDIESDSLPPGLDEDTIRALSAKKDEPEWMTEWRLAAYRHWLTMPVPQWAKLAIAPIDFQALSYYSAPKGPKYKSLDEVPQELLDTYDKLGVPLHERARLAGVAVDAVFDSVSVGTTFRKELAEKGVIFCSMSEAIQDHPELVRKYLGTVVPVGDNYFAALNSAVFSDGSFVFIPKGVRCPMELSTYFRINAGHTGQFERTLIICEDQGYVSYLEGCTAPMRDENQLHAAVVELVALDDAEIKYSTVQNWYPGDENGVGGIYNFVTKRAECRGARSKVVWAQVETGSAITWKYPSCVLLGDDSSGEFHSVALTHHRQQADTGTKMIHIGKRTKSKIVSKGISAGRGQNTYRGLVKVDRNADGARNHTQCDSLLIGKKCGAHTFPYIEVGNPGATVEHEATTSKISDDQMFYCRSRGISEEDAVSLIVDGFCKQVFRELPMEFAVEAKKLLEVSLEGSVG, from the coding sequence ATGGCCACCGACATCATCGAACCCGTCGTCGAAGAACCCATCGCCAATCGTGAGATCCACGAGCAGCTGGGGCGCAAGTACGAAGCGGGTTTCATCACCGACATCGAATCCGACTCGCTGCCCCCGGGCCTCGACGAGGACACCATCCGCGCGCTGTCCGCGAAGAAGGACGAGCCGGAGTGGATGACCGAGTGGCGCCTGGCCGCCTACCGCCACTGGCTGACGATGCCGGTGCCGCAGTGGGCGAAGCTTGCGATCGCGCCGATCGACTTCCAGGCGCTGTCGTACTACTCCGCGCCAAAGGGCCCGAAGTACAAGTCGCTCGACGAAGTGCCGCAGGAGCTCCTCGACACCTACGACAAGCTCGGCGTGCCGCTGCACGAGCGCGCGCGCCTGGCCGGCGTTGCGGTGGACGCGGTGTTCGATTCGGTTTCGGTCGGTACCACCTTCCGCAAGGAGCTCGCCGAGAAGGGCGTGATCTTCTGCTCGATGTCGGAAGCCATCCAGGACCATCCGGAACTGGTGAGGAAGTACCTCGGCACCGTGGTGCCGGTGGGCGACAACTACTTCGCCGCGCTGAACTCGGCGGTGTTCTCCGACGGCAGCTTCGTGTTCATCCCGAAGGGGGTGCGCTGCCCGATGGAGCTGTCCACCTACTTCCGCATCAATGCCGGCCATACCGGGCAGTTCGAGCGCACGCTGATCATCTGCGAGGACCAGGGCTACGTGTCCTACCTCGAGGGCTGCACCGCGCCGATGCGCGACGAGAACCAGCTGCACGCGGCCGTCGTCGAGCTGGTGGCGCTCGACGATGCCGAGATCAAGTACTCGACTGTGCAGAACTGGTACCCCGGCGACGAGAACGGCGTGGGCGGCATCTACAACTTCGTGACCAAGCGCGCCGAATGTCGCGGCGCACGCAGCAAGGTGGTCTGGGCGCAGGTGGAGACCGGCTCGGCGATCACCTGGAAGTACCCAAGCTGCGTGCTGCTGGGCGATGACTCCTCGGGCGAGTTCCACTCCGTGGCACTCACCCACCATCGCCAGCAGGCCGACACCGGCACCAAGATGATCCACATCGGCAAGCGCACCAAGTCGAAGATCGTCAGCAAGGGCATCAGCGCCGGCCGCGGGCAGAACACCTACCGCGGCCTGGTGAAGGTGGACCGCAATGCCGATGGCGCACGCAACCACACCCAGTGCGACTCCTTGCTGATCGGCAAGAAGTGCGGGGCGCACACCTTCCCCTACATCGAGGTGGGGAATCCCGGCGCCACCGTCGAGCACGAGGCCACCACATCCAAGATCAGCGACGACCAGATGTTCTATTGCCGCAGCCGCGGCATCAGCGAGGAAGACGCGGTCAGCCTGATCGTCGACGGCTTCTGCAAGCAGGTGTTCCGCGAACTGCCGATGGAATTCGCGGTGGAAGCCAAGAAGCTGCTGGAAGTGTCGCTGGAAGGCAGCGTCGGCTGA
- a CDS encoding SUF system Fe-S cluster assembly regulator, giving the protein MLRVTRLTDYATVVLTALAARSEAVLSASELAELAGLETPTVSKVLKPLAQAGLVEGFRGVNGGYRLARPATAITLIEIVEAMEGPLAITECSLDDNQCGISHQCGLRANWRRINDVVADALRGFTLASLHGDVSAPSPSPVPSTRRIQARLADT; this is encoded by the coding sequence ATGCTCCGCGTCACCCGCCTCACCGATTACGCAACCGTCGTGCTGACCGCGCTTGCCGCGCGCTCGGAAGCGGTACTGAGCGCGTCGGAGCTGGCCGAACTGGCTGGCCTGGAGACGCCGACGGTGAGCAAGGTGCTCAAGCCGCTGGCACAGGCGGGGCTCGTCGAGGGCTTCCGCGGCGTCAACGGCGGCTACCGGCTGGCGCGCCCGGCCACGGCGATCACCCTGATCGAGATCGTCGAGGCGATGGAAGGCCCGCTGGCCATCACCGAGTGCAGCCTCGACGACAACCAGTGCGGCATCTCCCACCAGTGCGGGCTGCGCGCCAACTGGCGCCGCATCAACGACGTGGTCGCCGATGCGCTGCGCGGCTTCACCCTCGCCAGCCTGCATGGCGACGTTTCCGCCCCTTCTCCTTCCCCCGTGCCGTCCACGCGCCGCATCCAGGCGCGTCTGGCGGACACCTGA
- a CDS encoding SET domain-containing protein produces MSTKPLKIEARKSPIHGNGVFATRKIKKGERIIRYTGALRTHEEVDADYADLEENGHTFLFTLNDHYVVDGNKRGNIGRWINHSCAPNCEALVEEDAKGRPEKDRIYIEALRDISRGEELTYNYGIRLAERHTPRLKKLWGCRCGQPGCTGTLLQPKR; encoded by the coding sequence ATGTCCACCAAGCCCCTGAAGATCGAAGCCCGCAAGTCCCCGATCCACGGCAATGGCGTGTTCGCCACGCGCAAGATCAAAAAGGGCGAAAGGATCATCCGTTACACCGGTGCGCTGCGCACGCACGAGGAAGTCGACGCGGATTACGCGGATCTCGAGGAGAACGGCCACACCTTCCTGTTCACCCTCAACGACCACTACGTGGTCGACGGCAACAAGCGCGGCAACATCGGGCGCTGGATCAACCACAGCTGCGCGCCCAACTGCGAGGCGCTGGTGGAAGAGGACGCGAAGGGGCGGCCCGAAAAGGACCGCATCTACATCGAGGCGCTGCGCGACATCAGCCGCGGCGAGGAACTCACCTACAACTACGGCATCCGGCTGGCCGAGCGCCACACGCCGCGGCTGAAGAAGCTGTGGGGTTGCCGCTGCGGCCAGCCAGGCTGCACCGGAACCCTGCTCCAGCCCAAGCGCTGA
- a CDS encoding DUF5916 domain-containing protein, giving the protein MTMHRPMRPAIRVLAPAAALALLLASPVLMAVGIDGRIDAAEWADAHEFTDFRQTQPLSGAPASLATRAWVMATPEGLAVAFRNEQPADVPRTRQWVQRDFDAQVDRVNLMVDFDGDGRTAYNFTVASTGGIYDAVISNENQFNDDWDGLWMHAVSEDDSGWSVEMLIPWHTAPMADGRDGMRRLRIYLDRVIGATGERAAMPFASYERARFVSDFHPLEVPAYSQSLLAITPYVSGLYDATGGDSGLDGGADVFWKPSGRFQLSATVNPDFGQVESDDLVVNFSATETFVSDKRPFFTENQGLFELTTPSDFSQQLYTRRVGGPADDGSGASDITAAVKLNGNFGGMKYGLFSADERGEAGRSFHALRLVRDFANQNLGALLTRVDRPWLDREASVLGVDHNWRPTQRWNVRTRLLGSRIDQAGARSEDSGATVWADYEMDGGWRQQWIAMHFGDELQINDFGYLPRNSVNYLHWELRRRFADQPEDSRYASKDWRWRATTSHNDRGDKLSDQFRVSREGRLRDGSYEYAQFNLNSAGVSDQLLRGNGLVRLPASFSAMYEYERPRKGRWAHDVELEVSSGGLAGNDRPGAAFWYGATWFLSDAISINAGATYIHRPDWLIWQGGNLVGGFLGREAHLLAGLDWSIDPRQELRIKLQAIGIDARLRQAWRFDPGGHAIATADPVDDFGVRNLGFQVRYRYELAPLSHLYVVYARGGYEQLFDPDGVARQLQDSFSLRDDEQLLVKLSYRFGL; this is encoded by the coding sequence ATGACGATGCACCGACCGATGCGTCCCGCGATACGCGTCCTTGCACCCGCCGCCGCGCTTGCGCTGCTGCTGGCGTCGCCCGTGCTGATGGCGGTCGGGATCGATGGCCGTATCGACGCGGCCGAATGGGCGGATGCACACGAGTTCACCGACTTCCGGCAGACGCAGCCGCTCAGCGGCGCGCCGGCATCGCTTGCGACCCGCGCCTGGGTGATGGCCACGCCGGAAGGACTGGCGGTTGCGTTCCGCAACGAGCAACCGGCGGACGTGCCGCGCACGCGGCAGTGGGTGCAACGCGATTTCGATGCCCAGGTCGATCGCGTCAACCTGATGGTCGACTTCGATGGCGATGGCCGCACCGCATACAACTTCACCGTCGCCTCCACCGGCGGCATCTATGACGCGGTGATCAGCAACGAGAACCAGTTCAACGACGACTGGGATGGCCTGTGGATGCATGCCGTGTCGGAGGACGACAGTGGCTGGTCGGTGGAGATGCTGATTCCCTGGCATACCGCGCCGATGGCCGATGGCCGCGACGGCATGCGCCGTCTGCGCATCTATCTCGACCGGGTGATCGGTGCCACCGGCGAACGTGCGGCGATGCCATTCGCAAGCTACGAACGGGCGCGCTTCGTCTCCGACTTCCATCCGCTGGAGGTGCCGGCGTACAGCCAGTCGCTGCTGGCGATCACGCCCTACGTTTCCGGGTTGTACGACGCCACCGGCGGCGACAGCGGGCTCGACGGGGGTGCCGACGTGTTCTGGAAGCCGAGCGGGCGCTTCCAGCTGTCGGCGACGGTGAACCCGGACTTCGGACAGGTGGAAAGCGACGACCTGGTGGTGAATTTCAGCGCCACCGAGACCTTCGTCAGCGACAAGCGCCCCTTCTTCACCGAGAACCAGGGCCTGTTCGAACTGACCACGCCATCCGACTTCAGCCAGCAGCTGTACACCCGGCGGGTCGGTGGCCCGGCCGATGATGGCAGCGGCGCCAGCGACATCACCGCGGCGGTCAAGCTCAACGGCAACTTCGGCGGAATGAAATACGGCCTGTTCTCGGCCGACGAGCGCGGCGAGGCCGGCCGTTCGTTCCACGCGCTGCGCCTGGTGCGCGATTTCGCCAACCAGAACCTCGGCGCACTGCTGACCCGGGTCGACCGCCCGTGGCTGGACCGCGAAGCCAGCGTGCTCGGTGTCGACCACAACTGGCGGCCGACGCAGCGCTGGAACGTGCGCACGCGCCTGCTCGGCAGTCGCATCGACCAGGCCGGCGCGCGCAGCGAGGATTCCGGCGCCACGGTGTGGGCCGATTACGAGATGGACGGCGGCTGGCGCCAGCAGTGGATCGCCATGCATTTCGGCGACGAACTGCAGATCAACGATTTCGGCTATCTCCCGCGCAACAGCGTCAACTACCTGCACTGGGAACTGCGCAGGCGTTTTGCCGACCAGCCGGAGGATTCGCGCTACGCGTCCAAGGACTGGCGCTGGCGTGCGACGACCAGCCACAACGACCGCGGTGACAAGCTCAGTGACCAGTTCCGCGTGAGCCGCGAGGGCAGGTTGCGCGACGGCAGTTACGAGTATGCGCAGTTCAACCTCAACAGCGCCGGTGTGAGCGACCAGCTGCTGCGCGGCAACGGCCTGGTGCGGCTGCCGGCGAGCTTTTCGGCGATGTACGAATACGAACGCCCGCGCAAGGGACGCTGGGCGCATGACGTGGAGCTCGAGGTATCCAGCGGCGGCCTCGCAGGCAACGACCGGCCCGGCGCGGCGTTCTGGTACGGCGCGACCTGGTTCCTGAGCGACGCGATCAGCATCAATGCCGGCGCTACGTACATCCATCGGCCGGACTGGCTGATCTGGCAGGGCGGCAATCTCGTCGGCGGCTTCCTCGGCCGCGAGGCCCATCTGCTCGCGGGGCTCGACTGGAGCATTGACCCGCGCCAGGAACTGCGCATCAAGCTGCAGGCGATCGGCATCGACGCGCGACTGCGCCAGGCCTGGCGCTTCGATCCCGGTGGCCACGCCATCGCCACCGCCGATCCGGTGGACGATTTCGGCGTACGCAATCTCGGCTTCCAGGTGCGCTACCGCTACGAGCTCGCGCCGCTATCGCACCTGTACGTGGTGTACGCACGCGGCGGCTACGAGCAGCTGTTCGATCCCGACGGGGTCGCCCGCCAGCTGCAGGACAGCTTCAGCCTGCGCGACGACGAGCAGTTGCTGGTCAAGCTCAGTTACCGCTTCGGGCTCTGA
- a CDS encoding M23 family metallopeptidase, producing the protein MLLAWFAASWAWRQPFMAPVRMGYELARMPAPDALPMPVRGVAASRVADTYGAPRGSDRQHEGVDIFASRGTDVLSTTPGIVTSVREGGLGGRQVWVLGPARERHYYAHLDDWAPDLAEGQVVVPGDVLGSVGDTGNARGTPPHLHYGIYGSDGAYDPLPLLRAGARRDTGSSPQSQQSP; encoded by the coding sequence CTGCTGCTGGCCTGGTTCGCGGCGTCGTGGGCGTGGCGGCAACCGTTCATGGCCCCGGTGCGCATGGGCTACGAACTGGCGCGCATGCCCGCGCCCGATGCCCTGCCGATGCCGGTGCGTGGCGTCGCCGCCTCCCGGGTGGCCGATACCTATGGCGCGCCGCGCGGCAGTGACCGCCAGCACGAAGGCGTGGACATCTTCGCGTCGCGCGGCACCGACGTGCTCAGCACCACGCCGGGCATCGTCACCTCGGTCCGCGAAGGCGGCCTCGGCGGCCGGCAGGTCTGGGTGCTGGGCCCGGCACGCGAGCGCCACTACTACGCACACCTCGATGATTGGGCGCCGGATCTCGCCGAGGGCCAGGTCGTGGTGCCCGGCGATGTGCTCGGCAGCGTCGGCGACACCGGCAATGCCCGCGGCACGCCGCCGCACCTGCACTACGGCATCTACGGCTCCGACGGCGCCTATGACCCGCTGCCGCTGCTGCGTGCGGGCGCACGTCGCGACACCGGATCATCCCCGCAGAGCCAACAGAGCCCATGA
- a CDS encoding tellurite resistance TerB family protein, which translates to MKLQGFLDQLLRSATDPAAPATREPSAAGGPLGNLGGMLNQDFGRGALTGGALGLLLGRNRTTRKLATYGGLAAIGVMAYRAYGDYQRQQTGQTIEPQTIDRLPPPQAELHSEAILRALVAAAKADGHVDARERELIEGEFRRVEADRELQQWLHAELEKPLDPAEVAGAAAAPEIAAEMYLASLLVVDEQNFMERAYLDELARRLGIDDALKTRLEAQVRVPA; encoded by the coding sequence ATGAAACTGCAAGGCTTCCTCGACCAGCTGCTCCGCTCCGCCACCGACCCCGCCGCACCCGCGACGCGTGAGCCTTCCGCCGCCGGCGGTCCGCTCGGCAACCTCGGCGGAATGCTCAACCAGGACTTCGGGCGTGGTGCGCTGACGGGTGGTGCACTGGGCCTGCTGCTTGGCCGCAACCGCACCACACGCAAGCTCGCCACCTATGGCGGGCTGGCCGCCATCGGGGTGATGGCCTATCGCGCCTATGGCGACTACCAGCGCCAGCAGACCGGCCAGACGATCGAGCCGCAGACGATCGACCGTTTGCCGCCGCCGCAGGCCGAACTGCACAGCGAAGCGATCCTGCGCGCACTGGTGGCGGCGGCGAAGGCCGATGGCCATGTCGACGCCCGCGAGCGCGAACTGATCGAAGGCGAGTTCCGGCGCGTCGAGGCCGACCGCGAACTGCAGCAGTGGCTGCACGCGGAACTGGAGAAGCCGCTCGACCCCGCCGAGGTTGCAGGCGCCGCGGCTGCGCCGGAGATCGCCGCCGAGATGTACCTGGCCAGCCTGCTGGTGGTGGACGAGCAGAACTTCATGGAGCGCGCCTACCTCGACGAGCTCGCACGCAGGCTCGGCATCGACGACGCGCTCAAGACCCGGCTGGAAGCGCAGGTGCGCGTGCCGGCCTGA
- a CDS encoding HU family DNA-binding protein, translating to MAKKATKVAKKAAAPKKAAAAKSAAPKAIKEPLSKSGLVAHLAETTGVVAKDVRSILAALEGAIHGSIGKKGHGSFTLPGVLKITSVKVPAKPKRKGINPFTKEEQVFAAKPATVKVKVRPLKKLKDAAV from the coding sequence ATGGCGAAGAAAGCAACCAAGGTGGCGAAGAAGGCCGCTGCTCCGAAGAAGGCCGCTGCAGCGAAGTCGGCCGCACCGAAGGCGATCAAGGAACCGCTGAGCAAGTCGGGCCTGGTGGCACACCTCGCCGAGACCACCGGCGTGGTCGCGAAGGACGTCCGTTCGATCCTCGCCGCGCTCGAAGGCGCGATCCACGGATCCATCGGCAAGAAGGGCCACGGCTCGTTCACCCTGCCGGGCGTGCTGAAGATCACCTCGGTCAAGGTGCCGGCAAAGCCGAAGCGCAAGGGCATCAACCCCTTCACCAAGGAAGAGCAGGTGTTCGCGGCGAAGCCGGCGACCGTCAAGGTCAAGGTGCGTCCGCTGAAGAAGCTCAAGGACGCTGCCGTCTAA